The following coding sequences are from one Oleidesulfovibrio alaskensis DSM 16109 window:
- a CDS encoding L-lactate permease: protein MEAVQLFAAFAPILWLIFSLVILKLPAYKTCSATLVLTLALAIFGWWEMPVTDALAAALEGAALALWPIMIVIIAAVFTYNLARKTGSMDIITRMLSGITTDKRLLVLIVAWGFGGFLEGVAGYGTAVAIPASILAAMGFQPMFAAIICLVANTVPTAFGAIGIPIITMAGVTGLPVETISYYTALQLSVFIILITFLLVILTAGFKGLRGVVGATFVSGVAFALPQLYTAKYMGAELPCLIGSICSMLATIIWARIFHRDTAAPETEPLPASVKIKAWLPYMLVFGFIILCSNLFPLIKDTLGLVKTTVTIYGDNEFTFKWLATPGTLIILATYIGGRIQGESLRSITGVLASTAGKLTYSAVTVVSIVALAKVMAYSGMINTIAVAVADTTASYFPLISPLLGALGTFVTGSDTSSNVLFGQLQMEVAGRISIDQAWIVAASAAGATAGKMISPQSIAVATAATGLVGSEGRIMNRTLAVCAAYVLILGTLVYATIPYIKYFAV, encoded by the coding sequence ATGGAAGCAGTACAACTTTTCGCGGCATTCGCGCCGATTCTCTGGCTCATCTTTTCTCTCGTCATTTTAAAGCTGCCTGCTTACAAGACCTGCAGCGCCACGCTGGTGCTCACTCTGGCGCTGGCAATTTTCGGATGGTGGGAGATGCCGGTCACCGACGCGCTGGCTGCGGCTCTGGAGGGGGCTGCGCTGGCACTGTGGCCCATCATGATTGTCATCATTGCAGCAGTGTTCACGTACAATCTTGCCCGTAAAACAGGCAGCATGGATATCATCACCCGCATGCTGTCCGGCATAACCACCGACAAACGTCTGCTGGTGCTTATTGTGGCATGGGGATTCGGGGGATTTCTGGAAGGTGTGGCAGGATACGGCACGGCGGTTGCCATTCCGGCCAGCATTCTGGCAGCCATGGGCTTTCAGCCCATGTTCGCGGCCATTATCTGTCTGGTGGCCAACACCGTACCCACGGCGTTCGGCGCCATCGGCATTCCCATCATCACCATGGCCGGTGTCACGGGGCTGCCTGTCGAAACCATCAGCTACTACACCGCACTGCAGCTGTCCGTCTTCATCATTCTCATTACATTTCTGCTGGTCATCCTCACCGCCGGTTTCAAGGGACTGCGCGGGGTAGTAGGCGCCACGTTTGTATCGGGTGTGGCTTTTGCCCTGCCCCAGCTGTATACGGCCAAATACATGGGTGCCGAGCTGCCCTGCCTCATCGGCAGCATATGCAGCATGCTGGCCACCATAATCTGGGCGCGTATTTTCCACCGCGACACCGCAGCACCCGAAACAGAACCACTGCCTGCCAGCGTGAAAATAAAGGCATGGCTGCCCTACATGCTGGTATTCGGCTTCATCATTCTGTGCAGCAACCTGTTCCCGCTTATCAAAGACACGCTGGGACTGGTAAAGACCACCGTCACCATTTACGGCGACAATGAATTCACCTTTAAATGGCTGGCCACACCCGGCACGCTCATCATTCTGGCCACATACATCGGCGGCCGCATTCAGGGTGAAAGTCTGCGCTCCATCACAGGCGTGCTCGCTTCCACGGCAGGCAAACTCACTTACTCCGCCGTCACCGTGGTCAGCATCGTGGCGCTGGCAAAGGTCATGGCCTACAGCGGCATGATCAACACCATAGCCGTGGCCGTGGCAGACACCACAGCATCATACTTCCCGCTCATTTCGCCCCTGCTGGGCGCGCTGGGCACCTTTGTGACCGGCAGCGACACTTCGTCCAACGTACTTTTCGGCCAGCTGCAGATGGAAGTGGCAGGCCGCATCAGCATTGATCAGGCATGGATAGTCGCCGCATCGGCAGCCGGTGCCACCGCGGGCAAGATGATTTCGCCCCAGTCCATTGCCGTGGCCACCGCTGCCACCGGCCTTGTAGGCTCGGAAGGACGCATAATGAACCGCACTCTGGCCGTATGCGCGGCCTATGTCCTGATTCTGGGCACACTGGTGTACGCCACCATTCCGTACATCAAGTACTTTGCCGTGTAG
- a CDS encoding 4Fe-4S dicluster domain-containing protein, with protein MSRYRLKLNKKRCIHCKACEVHCKAKNNTPAGIKLGVHTSSEPVMVDGVPRMKAAYQCCYHCETPECVDVCPTGAMIRRESDGIVYVDQETCIGCEACIDACPWHIPVFNAATATVLKCDFCMDRVDEGKLPACVTACTTHALSFTRK; from the coding sequence ATGAGCAGATACAGACTGAAACTGAACAAAAAACGTTGCATCCACTGCAAGGCATGTGAAGTGCATTGCAAAGCGAAAAACAACACTCCGGCAGGCATCAAGCTGGGCGTGCACACATCTTCCGAACCGGTGATGGTGGACGGCGTACCCCGCATGAAAGCTGCCTATCAGTGCTGCTACCACTGCGAAACGCCCGAATGCGTGGACGTATGCCCCACCGGCGCCATGATACGGCGCGAATCTGACGGTATAGTATATGTTGATCAGGAAACTTGCATCGGATGCGAAGCCTGCATCGATGCCTGCCCATGGCATATTCCCGTCTTCAACGCCGCCACAGCCACTGTACTCAAATGCGACTTCTGCATGGACCGCGTTGACGAGGGCAAGCTGCCCGCCTGTGTCACCGCCTGCACCACGCACGCACTGAGCTTCACCCGCAAATAG
- a CDS encoding molybdopterin-dependent oxidoreductase, whose translation MAEDKTVFSVCGMCSVRCPIMVETRGGNAAWIQGNPYSALKGALCARGAAGMALEYDSERPVTPLIRTGERGEGKWREATWDEALDYVAARLKNIMAEHGGRSVLWSDRGGPFADLHQAFVRGLGSPNYCNHDASCARNVQHAAQSVMGMGRKQVAYDLRNARHIVLQTRNILEAINVAECNGVMDALDNGCKLSVIDIRASVSASKADNFFMVRPGTDYAFNLAVINQLITRGLYDKEYVARHFHDFDELAAFTAPCTAAWAQEQTGVPAERIEALAAQLAEAAPSVIWHPGWMVARYDDSFYVCRTAYIINALLGSIGARGGLPLVNTPKDVGRKGLNKLAALMPKPEEKRADGVGWRHPQFDTGPGLVNLAYDAIATADPYAVKAYICYRHDPLMAMPDPEALKRKWEGLDLLVSVTFSWSDTAWHSDVVLPLSPYLSRESIIAGKAGLKPQFFVRKRAMQPTADTRADWEILCGLASRLTDVCPAMKHLAFTRIEDIWDYQLRDTGVSIGDFDAKGFVELADTPLYRTPESFPTASGKLEMVSAKWAKADIHTLKPYTAPAAPPQGAFRIAFGRVGVHTQGHTVNNPLLHEQMPENVAWIHTSRAERLGICTGDMIEVAPAGAPRNPAGRMKAFVTDCVHPEALFMVHGFGHRLPVESRARGCGVADHELMPGGLERYDTSGGGLSLQEHFVVISKAEQDGGAA comes from the coding sequence ATGGCAGAAGACAAGACCGTTTTCAGCGTCTGCGGCATGTGCAGTGTGCGCTGCCCCATCATGGTGGAGACTCGCGGCGGCAACGCCGCATGGATACAGGGTAACCCTTATTCAGCACTCAAAGGGGCGCTCTGTGCCCGCGGGGCTGCTGGCATGGCGCTGGAATACGATTCCGAGCGTCCGGTCACGCCCCTTATCAGAACAGGGGAACGGGGCGAAGGAAAGTGGCGTGAAGCCACATGGGACGAGGCACTGGACTATGTGGCCGCCAGACTGAAAAACATCATGGCGGAACACGGTGGCAGAAGCGTTCTGTGGAGCGACCGCGGCGGTCCCTTTGCCGACCTGCATCAGGCGTTTGTGCGCGGACTCGGCTCGCCCAATTACTGTAACCACGACGCCTCGTGCGCCCGCAACGTGCAGCACGCCGCCCAGTCCGTCATGGGCATGGGGCGCAAGCAGGTTGCCTACGACCTGCGTAACGCACGCCACATTGTGCTGCAGACCCGCAATATTCTCGAAGCCATCAACGTGGCCGAATGCAACGGTGTCATGGACGCGCTGGACAACGGCTGCAAGCTGAGCGTCATCGATATACGCGCCTCTGTCAGCGCCAGCAAAGCCGACAACTTTTTCATGGTGCGTCCGGGCACCGACTACGCCTTCAATCTGGCTGTGATCAATCAGCTGATCACCCGCGGGCTGTACGACAAGGAGTACGTGGCCCGCCATTTTCATGACTTTGACGAACTGGCGGCGTTCACCGCGCCCTGTACGGCAGCATGGGCGCAGGAACAGACAGGTGTACCCGCGGAACGCATCGAGGCGCTGGCCGCGCAGCTGGCAGAAGCAGCCCCTTCGGTCATCTGGCACCCCGGCTGGATGGTGGCCCGCTACGATGATTCATTCTATGTATGCCGCACGGCCTACATCATCAACGCGCTGCTCGGCTCCATAGGTGCCAGGGGCGGTCTGCCGCTGGTCAACACGCCCAAAGACGTGGGCCGCAAAGGACTGAACAAGCTGGCGGCACTGATGCCGAAACCCGAAGAAAAACGCGCCGACGGCGTAGGCTGGCGGCACCCGCAGTTCGATACGGGCCCGGGGCTGGTCAATCTGGCGTACGACGCCATCGCCACAGCCGACCCCTATGCGGTCAAAGCCTACATATGCTACCGCCACGACCCGCTTATGGCCATGCCCGACCCCGAAGCGCTCAAGCGCAAATGGGAAGGGCTTGACCTGCTTGTCAGTGTCACCTTCAGCTGGTCGGACACGGCATGGCACTCCGATGTGGTGCTGCCCCTTTCGCCCTACCTTTCACGCGAAAGCATCATAGCGGGCAAGGCCGGACTCAAGCCGCAGTTTTTTGTGCGCAAACGGGCCATGCAGCCCACTGCAGACACCCGTGCAGACTGGGAAATTCTGTGCGGGCTGGCATCGCGCCTTACCGACGTGTGCCCCGCCATGAAGCATCTGGCGTTCACCCGTATAGAAGACATCTGGGACTATCAGCTGCGCGACACGGGGGTAAGCATAGGCGATTTTGACGCCAAAGGATTTGTCGAACTGGCCGATACCCCCCTGTACCGCACGCCCGAATCCTTTCCCACCGCCAGCGGCAAACTGGAGATGGTAAGCGCCAAATGGGCAAAAGCCGACATTCATACCCTGAAACCCTACACAGCTCCGGCTGCGCCTCCGCAGGGGGCCTTCCGCATAGCCTTCGGCAGAGTGGGAGTGCACACGCAGGGGCACACCGTAAACAACCCGCTGCTGCATGAGCAGATGCCCGAAAATGTGGCATGGATACACACTTCACGTGCGGAACGACTGGGCATATGCACCGGAGACATGATAGAAGTGGCGCCTGCCGGCGCTCCCCGCAATCCCGCCGGACGCATGAAGGCCTTTGTGACAGACTGCGTGCACCCCGAAGCACTGTTCATGGTGCACGGCTTCGGCCACAGGCTGCCTGTGGAATCGCGCGCCCGGGGATGCGGCGTGGCCGACCACGAACTGATGCCCGGCGGACTGGAGCGCTACGATACATCCGGCGGCGGTCTTTCACTTCAGGAGCACTTCGTGGTTATCAGCAAGGCAGAGCAGGACGGGGGAGCAGCATGA
- a CDS encoding HAMP domain-containing methyl-accepting chemotaxis protein, whose amino-acid sequence MKNLKLAMKIGIGFGLLILIACTLGGLAVFNMTRTAADSERLAYEYVPEVRMANSLQNSAATAMRMMLGYALSEQQSYRQNALKELAEARKFLNQAKEHAQKYPDLVMLAQSVEKAEGVLNQYERRAQDTENLIGEIASSRAVMDQAAALFITNCTAYIDSQQQKIEQEIRQGLPAASLVERSLKLKWANDVVDMGNNARILNFRAQALRELSLLEDAAKSVGRIDEPLRDLKRTSRSQDNLRQLAAIETAGQQYAASIQNLLANWQKLREATVDRGRLSDEFLVLCNEIARAGMEQTQNIADVAMSNMNTASTVMVSGLGIALLLGILVSVFLTRAITGPIVKGVGFANSMAQGDFTKLLDIDQRDEIGQLAAALNDMVTKLRGIVAEVQSASENVASGSEELSASAQATSQGATEQAASVEEISASVEEMASNIRQSASNAKQTEEIALRAAKDAQSGGQAVEQTVTAMKQIAEKISIIEEIARQTNLLALNAAIEAARAGEHGKGFAVVAAEVRKLAERSGAAAGEISELSSSSVEIAERAGEMLRQIVPDIQNTASLVQEIAAATSEQNAGAEQINKGVQQLDQVVQQNAAAAEEMASTSEELSSQAEQLMSTMGFFRVDTSGHGSSPRMATVRAGKSHRGAALPASRALPSDDRGMRDKAPEKKNSGGIQLNIENDPSDEDFERF is encoded by the coding sequence ATGAAAAATCTAAAGCTGGCCATGAAAATAGGTATCGGTTTCGGGTTGTTGATTCTGATAGCCTGTACGCTCGGCGGTCTTGCCGTTTTTAATATGACCAGAACCGCGGCAGATTCAGAGCGGCTGGCATATGAATACGTGCCGGAAGTGCGCATGGCGAACAGTCTGCAGAACAGCGCAGCCACAGCCATGCGGATGATGCTGGGCTACGCGCTGAGTGAACAGCAGAGCTACCGCCAGAATGCGCTGAAGGAACTGGCAGAAGCCAGAAAGTTTTTGAATCAGGCCAAGGAGCATGCGCAGAAGTATCCTGATCTTGTAATGCTGGCGCAAAGTGTTGAAAAAGCCGAAGGCGTGCTGAACCAGTACGAACGGCGGGCACAGGATACGGAAAACCTTATCGGTGAAATTGCATCGAGCAGGGCGGTTATGGATCAGGCAGCCGCGCTTTTCATCACCAATTGCACCGCGTATATTGATTCGCAGCAGCAGAAAATAGAGCAGGAAATACGTCAGGGACTGCCGGCAGCAAGCCTTGTGGAGCGCAGTCTCAAACTTAAATGGGCCAATGATGTTGTCGATATGGGAAATAATGCCCGTATTCTCAATTTCAGGGCTCAGGCTCTGCGGGAGCTCAGTCTTCTTGAAGATGCAGCCAAGTCCGTCGGCAGAATAGACGAGCCGCTGCGCGACCTGAAGCGGACAAGCCGCAGTCAGGATAATCTCCGTCAGCTGGCGGCCATTGAAACAGCGGGACAGCAGTACGCCGCGTCCATACAGAATCTGCTGGCAAACTGGCAGAAACTGCGGGAAGCCACCGTGGACAGGGGGCGTCTGTCGGACGAGTTTCTGGTTTTGTGCAACGAAATAGCACGGGCCGGTATGGAGCAGACGCAGAATATCGCCGATGTGGCCATGTCCAATATGAATACGGCTTCCACCGTGATGGTGTCCGGTCTGGGCATTGCCCTGCTGCTGGGCATTCTGGTTTCGGTCTTTCTTACCCGTGCCATCACCGGCCCCATTGTCAAGGGAGTCGGCTTTGCCAATTCCATGGCACAGGGCGATTTTACAAAACTGCTGGATATAGACCAGCGTGATGAAATCGGCCAGCTGGCCGCCGCGCTTAACGACATGGTCACCAAGCTGCGGGGCATTGTAGCCGAGGTGCAGAGTGCGTCTGAAAATGTGGCTTCCGGCAGTGAGGAACTTTCCGCCTCTGCTCAGGCCACATCACAGGGTGCCACGGAGCAGGCCGCCAGTGTCGAGGAAATTTCGGCCAGCGTGGAAGAAATGGCCTCCAACATCAGGCAGAGCGCCAGTAATGCCAAGCAGACAGAGGAAATTGCCCTGCGGGCGGCAAAGGATGCACAGAGCGGCGGACAGGCGGTGGAACAGACCGTGACCGCCATGAAACAGATAGCCGAAAAAATATCCATCATTGAAGAAATAGCCAGACAGACCAATCTGCTGGCGCTTAACGCAGCCATCGAGGCGGCCCGTGCCGGAGAGCACGGCAAGGGCTTTGCCGTAGTGGCGGCAGAAGTGCGCAAACTGGCCGAACGAAGCGGCGCCGCGGCAGGAGAAATCAGCGAGCTGTCGTCCAGCAGTGTGGAAATAGCTGAACGCGCGGGTGAAATGCTGCGTCAGATTGTGCCCGACATTCAGAACACTGCCAGCCTTGTACAGGAAATAGCCGCCGCCACCAGCGAACAGAACGCAGGTGCGGAGCAGATCAACAAGGGCGTGCAGCAGCTTGACCAGGTTGTGCAGCAGAATGCCGCGGCAGCCGAAGAAATGGCTTCCACGTCTGAAGAACTGTCCAGTCAGGCCGAGCAGCTGATGAGCACCATGGGCTTCTTCCGCGTTGATACAAGCGGTCACGGGTCTTCTCCCCGCATGGCCACAGTGCGTGCGGGCAAAAGCCATCGCGGAGCCGCTCTGCCTGCTTCGCGCGCGTTGCCTTCCGACGACCGGGGCATGCGTGACAAGGCACCGGAAAAGAAAAATTCCGGCGGAATTCAGCTGAATATTGAAAACGATCCTTCGGACGAGGATTTTGAGCGTTTCTAA
- a CDS encoding chemotaxis protein CheW: MNETNQYLSFRLGSDAYALGVDTVREILDDKRITPVPRVPEFLRGVINVRGMAVPVVDLRLKLGMSRTVLDTNTCVIIAEVRAADEVLSLGVLADSVQEVLELDQQAMTPPPSIGTAVDSRYIAGMARVEDVYVTVLDVNSLFTLEELSAAGGMKEAAPE; this comes from the coding sequence ATGAATGAGACCAATCAATATCTGTCGTTCCGGCTGGGCAGCGATGCCTATGCGCTGGGTGTGGATACTGTGCGCGAGATACTGGACGACAAACGGATAACACCTGTCCCCCGTGTGCCCGAATTTCTGCGCGGGGTGATCAACGTGCGGGGCATGGCTGTGCCGGTGGTGGATCTGCGCCTGAAGCTGGGCATGAGCCGTACAGTGCTGGATACCAATACCTGCGTCATCATTGCGGAGGTAAGAGCCGCTGATGAGGTTCTTTCGCTCGGGGTGCTGGCTGATTCCGTGCAGGAAGTGCTTGAACTTGACCAGCAGGCCATGACGCCGCCTCCGTCCATCGGCACTGCCGTGGACAGCCGGTATATTGCCGGTATGGCGCGTGTGGAAGATGTGTACGTTACCGTACTGGATGTGAACTCGCTGTTTACGCTTGAAGAGCTGAGCGCGGCGGGCGGTATGAAGGAAGCCGCACCGGAATGA